One stretch of Carettochelys insculpta isolate YL-2023 chromosome 20, ASM3395843v1, whole genome shotgun sequence DNA includes these proteins:
- the CHMP6 gene encoding charged multivesicular body protein 6 isoform X2, protein MGNLFGRKRRSRVTEQDKAVLQLKQQRDKLKQYQKRITLNLERERAVARQLLRDGKKEKAMLLLKKKRYQEQLLDKTENQISNLERMVQDIEFTQIEMKVIEGLKIGNECLNKMHEVMSIEEVERIIDETQDAVEYQRQIDEMLAGSLSAEDEDAILEELNAITQEEVKLPEVPTEPLPEGIPGRISLFNCMTSCFSCIFSEV, encoded by the exons CAACTGAAACAGCAGCGGGATAAACTCAAGCAGTATCAGAAAAGGATAACTCTGAatctggaaagagagagagcggTAGCCCGGCAGCTGCTGAGGGATGGCAAGAAAGA AAAAGCCATGTTACTGCTAAAGAAGAAGCGCTACCAAGAGCAGCTGCTAGATAAAACAGAAAACCAAATCAGCAACCTGGAACGCATG GTCCAGGATATTGAGTTCACCCAGATTGAAATGAAGGTGATTGAAGGCCTGAAGATTGGCAACGAATGTCTGAATAAAATGCATGAG gtcatgtctATAGAAGAGGTGGAAAGAATAATAGATGAAACCCAAGATGCTGTGGAATATCAAAGG CAAATAGATGAAATGCTAGCTGGCAGCCTCAGCGCAGAGGATGAAGATGCCATTTTAGAAGAATTAAATGCCATTACTCAG GAAGAAGTCAAGCTCCCTGAAGTTCCCACTGAGCCGCTCCCGGAAGGGATTCCAGGTAGAATCTCTCTATTTAATTGCATGACTTCCTGCTTCTCCTGCATCTTCTCAGAGGTCTGA
- the CHMP6 gene encoding charged multivesicular body protein 6 isoform X1, with translation MPIKCPRCRLSGSFTRLADFAACKLTGSTKQGEEQQLKQQRDKLKQYQKRITLNLERERAVARQLLRDGKKEKAMLLLKKKRYQEQLLDKTENQISNLERMVQDIEFTQIEMKVIEGLKIGNECLNKMHEVMSIEEVERIIDETQDAVEYQRQIDEMLAGSLSAEDEDAILEELNAITQEEVKLPEVPTEPLPEGIPDTSPVKIRAKPELVAAS, from the exons ATGCCTATTAAGTGCCCTCGTTGCCGCCTGAGTGGCTCTTTCACTCGCCTGGCAGACTTTGCAGCTTGTAAGTTAACCGGATCCACCAAACAAGGAGAGGAACAG CAACTGAAACAGCAGCGGGATAAACTCAAGCAGTATCAGAAAAGGATAACTCTGAatctggaaagagagagagcggTAGCCCGGCAGCTGCTGAGGGATGGCAAGAAAGA AAAAGCCATGTTACTGCTAAAGAAGAAGCGCTACCAAGAGCAGCTGCTAGATAAAACAGAAAACCAAATCAGCAACCTGGAACGCATG GTCCAGGATATTGAGTTCACCCAGATTGAAATGAAGGTGATTGAAGGCCTGAAGATTGGCAACGAATGTCTGAATAAAATGCATGAG gtcatgtctATAGAAGAGGTGGAAAGAATAATAGATGAAACCCAAGATGCTGTGGAATATCAAAGG CAAATAGATGAAATGCTAGCTGGCAGCCTCAGCGCAGAGGATGAAGATGCCATTTTAGAAGAATTAAATGCCATTACTCAG GAAGAAGTCAAGCTCCCTGAAGTTCCCACTGAGCCGCTCCCGGAAGGGATTCCAG